One window from the genome of Parasteatoda tepidariorum isolate YZ-2023 chromosome 8, CAS_Ptep_4.0, whole genome shotgun sequence encodes:
- the LOC107436873 gene encoding DDB1- and CUL4-associated factor 8 (The sequence of the model RefSeq protein was modified relative to this genomic sequence to represent the inferred CDS: added 49 bases not found in genome assembly): MASSSKSSGKSKRSPQVESSENDCLGSSSDQECSMKGKRMKKDDSGINVIQENETSDESDIENFSDIEKKLGQNSPDSGNNEPCNFPNVHQQGEELEAVSASVNEATASCSSQSPLEKKSKNDTSGSSDDKNLSMRLSHRSSSDSDSENSSEKTDSNCDSDHTYGKVGKAKPADQSDKDYDPTPSTPRPKYNWNAPLALTSRQYGHRLNYSPDLFRYKCYGSLHMVERLELMDKMKRHDGCVNALNFNSTGTKLASGSDDLDIVVWDWTIGEPLFDYNSGHRSNVFQAKFMPLSQDGFIVSCGRDGQVRVGEISSSGECKKTRKLAQHKGAAHKLALQMDSPNTFYSCGEDAAVFQVDLRKEKPDRLVLCKAKEKKVPQKNVTSVVYNYNGQEVLASYNDEDIYSFDNLETVQNKYLHRYRGHRNSQTVKGVNYFGPKSEFVMSGSDCGYIFFWEKETEHIVKYMYGDEGGVVNCLEPNPIMPVLATSGLDDDIKIWVPSCETPPDLSGLRKHLIANMKEREEERRDCPEAFIDQTIWFLMQHLARSRGRRASGRDDPVIEISSSDSDSQDEDVEIRREIQCNQS, encoded by the exons atgGCTTCAAGTTCCAAAAGTTCTGGAAAATCTAAAAGATCACCTCAGGTAGAATCTTCTGAAAATGACTGTTTAGGGTCTTCTAGTGACCAAGAATGCAGTATGAAAGGCAAAAGAATGAAGAAAGATGATAGTGGCATCAATGTTATACAAGAAAATGAGACCTCTGACGAAAGTGATATCGAAAATTTTagtgatattgaaaaaaaattgggacaGAATAGTCCAGACTCTGGTAATAATGAGCCATGTAACTTTCCAAATGTACATCAACAGGGTGAGGAGTTAGAAGCTGTTTCAGCCAGTGTAAATGAAGCAACAGCATCTTGTAGTAGTCAATCTCCactagaaaagaaaagtaaaaatgataCTTCCGGTTCTTCGGATGATAAAAATCTTTCTATGAGACTCTCTCACAGAAGTTCTTCAGATAGTGATAGTGAAAATTCTAGTGAAAAAACTGACTCAAACTGTGATAGTGATCATACTTATGGAAAGGTTGGGAAAGCTAAACCAGCTGATCAAAGTGATAAGGACTATGATCCTACTCCTAGTACTCCAAGACCAAAATATAACTGGAATGCTCCATTAGCTCTTACTTCTCGACAGTATGGACATCGTCTAAATTATTCCCCAGATCTTTTCCGATATAAGTGTTATGGAAGCCTTCATATGGTTGAACGATTAGAGTTAATGGATAAAATGAAAAGACATGATGGATGTGTAAATGccttaaattttaactcaacCGGTACCAAACTTGCTTCTGGATCAGATGATTTAGACATAGTAGTATGGGATTGGACCATAGGAGAGCCACTTTTTGATTATAATAGTGGTCACAGAAGCAATGTTTTTCAG gcAAAATTTATGCCTTTGTCTCAAGATGGGTTTATAGTTAGCTGTGGACGGGATGGGCAAGTACGTGTTGGAGAAATTTCATCTTCTGGAGAGTGCAAAAAGACTAGAAAACTTGCTCAGCATAAAGGTGCAGCTCATAAG ctTGCTCTGCAAATGGATTCGCCTAATACATTTTACAGTTGTGGAGAAGATGCTGCTGTATTTCAAGTAGACTTACGCAAAGAAAAACCAGACAG GCTAGTATTATGTAAAGCTAAGGAGAAGAAA aagtACTAGCTTCTTATAATGATGAAGATATATACTCATTTGATAACCTGGAAACAGTACAAAACAAGTATTTGCATCGCTATAGGGGCCACAGGAACAGTCAAACTG TTAAAGGTGTCAATTACTTTGGTCCAAAAAGTGAGTTTGTTATGAGTGGAAGTGATTGTGGCTACATATTTTTCTGGGAGAAAGAAACAGAACATATTGTAAAATACATGTATGGAGATGAAGGTGGTGTT GTTAATTGTTTAGAGCCGAATCCAATTATGCCAGTCTTAGCTACTAGTGGATTAGATGATGATATCAAAATATGGGTTCCATCTTGTGAGACTCCACCAGATCTGAGTGGTCTAAGAAAG CATCTGATTGCAAACATGAAGGAACGAGAGGAAGAACGGAGAGATTGCCCTGAAGCTTTTATTGACCAAACAATCTGGTTTTTGATGCAACATCTTGCTCGTTCACGTGGGCGAAga gcATCTGGAAGAGATGACCCTGTGATTGAAATAAGTTCCTCTGACTCAGACAGCCAAGATGAAGATGTTGAAATTCGACGGGAAATCCAATGCAATCAatcttaa